The window TGAAAGCGTTGAAGTTGACACAGGAGATCGGTTACGGTGCCGATATTGTCGGTTCGTTGAATATCTTGTCGAATATCTATTTTAACGAAAAAGATTATGTAAACTGTTTGAATTCGGCACGGGAGGCGATAGCCACCGACACTACGGATGCCAACGTGACCACCAATCTTTATGCAAACATGGTTCGGGCCGGCATATTTCTGAACAATCACCAGGAGACGCTGGAGTATTTCGACAAGTACCGCAGGCTCATCGATATCCGCTCTTCGACAGAGTTCGAACGGGCGATGGCTGAATTGGAGAAAAAGTATCAAACCGAAAAGAAGGAGCTCCGCATACGGAACCTGGAGAAGGAGAAGCGGCTCCATTTTATTATCTATCTGGTGAGTACTTTTGGTCTTTTTCTCTTCCTGCTGGTACTCTATTTGCGTACCAAGACGATAAAGGCCAACGAGGAGTTGAACCGGCAGAAGATTATTCAACTGGAACAGGAGAAGCAGCTCATTGCGGCCCAGGCTGTGATGAGTGGTGAGACTGCCGAGCGCACACGACTTGCCCGTGACCTTCACGATGGCCTGGGTGGAATGCTCTCGGCTGTGAAATTAAACCTATTTGATATGAAACAGAATGTAATCATTGAAGAGGAGGATGTGGCACGGTTCAATAAGGTGATGGAGATGTTGGACGCTTCGATCAGGGAACTTCGGCGTGTGGCACACAACATGATGCCCGAAACACTTTCCCGTTACGGTTTGAAGAGTGCCCTGAACGATTTCTGCAATAACTTCAGAAATGTGAAGTTCCATTACTTTGGAACAGAGCAACGGCTTGAAAAGAAGATAGAGACGGTGATTTACCGTGCTGCGACGGAGTTGATAAACAACGCATTGAAACATTCCGGTGCTGAAACTGTCAATGTCCAGTTGGTGTGCGGACCCGACCTGATTTCGCTCAACGTCCAGGACGACGGCAAGGGATTTGATACTGCTGCCGAAACATCCGGGGCGGGGCTGGACAATATCCGTACTCGTGTGGCCGCAGTAAACGGCTCCATGAATATCCACTCTGCACCGGGTGAAGGAACCGAAGTGGATGTGGAAATAAAGATCTTGTAAGATGATAACCGTTCATATCGTTGATGACCACAAGATCCTGGTGGAAGGATTGAAAAAACTGATCGACAGTTCCGGCTTTGCCACTACTGTTGATCTGAGTTATACCGGAGCTGAATGCCTCTGGAAACTGGGATTTAACCAGCCTCAGGTGCTCCTGCTCGATATCAATCTGCCCGATTGTAGTGGCATTGAACTCTGCAAAACGATAAAAAACAGATTCCCGGGGGTGAAGATAGTGGCACTTACCAGTTATTCCGAATACACCATTGTGAGGCAGATGCTTGAAAACGGAGCTTCGGGCTATGTCATTAAAAATGCCATGCCCGAAGAGATCCTGTTGGGTATCCAGACCGTTGCAGACGACAAGACCTTCTTGTGCGAGGAGATCGACTGCCTGATGAGCAAAAGATCCCTTGAGCAGATCTGGCTGACCCCGCGTGAGAGAGCACTACTGAGACTTATCGTGGATGGATATACCAATCCCGAGATTGCGGAAAAGATGTTTCTCTCCGTGGAAACCATCAACAATTACCGCAAGAAGCTCCTGTGCAAGCTCAACGCCCGCAATACGGCGGTTCTGGTACGTGTAGCGCTGGAGCGGAAACTGGTGTGACTGTCCCGTTACCCTTCGATGTTGTTGCGTAATGGCTTGTATTCTACAAATGCCTCAATCGCTTCGTATGAAGCCAGTCCCAGTTTGTCGTACATGTTGGCCGTGGCCCGGTTGCGCTCTTCGGAACGTTGCCAGAATAACCGCTCATCATCACCGAGGAAAGGTGCGCTCTCCATTTGTGACTGGTGACGCAGGATGGCGTTTCTCTTTTGACGAAGCTCTTCGGGAGAGATCGGTACAGCCATTTCGATGTGGTCGATTTCCCATTCCATCCAGGCACCACGGTACATCCAGATACGGCAATCCTTGAACCAGTCGTCATCTTTCATCAGGTCTATTGCGGCCAGGATGGCATCGAGACACACTTTGTGGGTCCCGTGCGGATCGGCGAGGTCGCCAGCAACGTATATCTGGTGGGGTTTGATGCTTTCAATGAAGTTCTTGACAATCACCACATCCTTCTCCGAGATGGGATCTTTCTTCACCTTTCCGGTTTCGTAGAACGGCAGGTCGAGGAAGTGGACATGGCTGTGAGGCAGCCCCACATATCTGTCGGCCGAACGGGCCTCTTCCCTGCGGATCCGTCCCTTCAGGAATCGAACTTCAGGAATATCCACATCGTCCGAACCCTTTTCATGGAAAAGGTGATGCAGTATGCTGGATAATTTATCCAGGGCGGCCTTGTTGTCAGGGTCGTACTCCCTGATGAGGTGTTTGAATACCGACAGGTAACGGATCACCTCCTCGTCGCCCACGGCAATATTACCTGAAGTCTGATAGGCTACATGCACATCGTGTCCCTGGTTCACCAGGCGTTGGAAGGTGCCACCCATGGAGATCACGTCGTCGTCGGGGTGGGGGCTGAAGATGATTACACGCTTGGGATAGGGTTTTGCCCTTTCGGGACGGTTGGAGTCGTCGGCATTTGGTTTCCCGCCTGGCCATCCGGTGATGGTGTGCTGTAGGTCGTTGAAAATCTTGATATTGACATTATATGCTGAACCGTAAAGGGTAATGAGCTCGCTCAGTCCGTAATCGTTGTAGTCCTTGTTGGTCAGTTTCAGTATAGGCTTGTTCACAATGCCGCACAACCAGACGATTGCCCTGCGGATAAGCTTGCTGGTCCATTCACAGTTGGTGACGAGCCAGGGTTGGCTGATGCGCGTCAGGTTGCTTGCGGCTGCCAGGTCGATATAGACATCTGCATCGGGATGTGTCTGCAGTACCGATGCGGGAGCCGATTCAGTGACGCTTCCTTCTACCATCTGCTTGATGCTTTCGGCCTTCTGTTCGCCCCATGCAATTAGTGTGATCCGTTTTGCACGCATCATGTCGGCTATACCCATGGTGATGGCACTGACAGGCACCTTGTCCAGCGATTCATAGCTGGATGCAATATCGCGGCGTGAATCTCCGTCGAGCACCACAAGGCGCGTCTGTGAGTGAAGGTTGCTCCCCGGCATGTTAAAGCCGATATTTCCCTTGCTGCCCAGTCCCAGCAGCAGGTAGTCCAACCCTCCCAATTGATGCAGCGCCTCTTCATACTCCTCACATTTTTCAGCGATAAGATCCTTCTCGATATCGGCATCAATCGAGTAGATGTTGTCGGGATCAATATCGATGTGATTCAGGAAGCTATCCTTGATGAACTGCAGATTGGTCAGGGCGGGTTCGGTAACCGGATAGAACTCGTAGATATTGAATACGACCAGATTACTGAAACTGACACCCTCCTCCTTGTGCATCCTGATCAGTTCCTCATACACCTGGATGGGAGAAGATCCACCCGATACGCCAAGGATAAACTTCTTACCCTCTTTCTGATGTTTTAGCATCAGCTTCGCAATATTGGCTGCAATTTTTCTTGCTGCACGATCCGACTTTTCATAGATGTGAACCGGAATCTTTTCGAAGCGGCTGAGCGTATATTCTTCAAAATCGTTTTCAGGCCTGTAATACCTTTGAGGTATTCGATCAAGTGTGATGTAAGAGCTTAAATCTAATCGCATGACATGATTTTTAAAAAAATGTTTCTCGTACAAAAATAGCCATATTTGAGTTATTATTGAAAAATATTTAATAAATATTGATCAATAAATAATAAAATAAATTTATCAACTGCCCAGTTCTCTCTTCCTGTCCAAATATTTGACCACGTTGGAGTAGATCAGCAGGGCGATTGCCGATACAGCTCCGATTCCCACGAAAACATACCAGATGTAGTGTGCATGAGCAGTTGCCGCAGTATAGGCAGCCTGGTCGAGTAGACCCTCTGAGTCGGTAAATAGGCGCGGGTCGGGACAATATTTTTCCAGCAGGAAACCTGAAATTCCGAAGGCAAACAGGTATGAGAAGAAGGAATGGAGATGGCTGAAGCCCAGATAGAGCCCCTCCTCCCCTTTAGGTGCCTGCAGCGAGAAGTACTCCAGATAACGGGGCGAGATGAAACATTCGGCCAGTGCCTGCATGGCGATTCCAATAATCATCATGAATGCCACGGGATGCAAATTGAGGATGTACGCTTCACCGATGTGATTGCCGAACGACATGACCAAGGCCGAGATCGGGATGATGAACATCCCGATCATCATGGAGGTGATGGCACTCCTCTTCTTCATCAGCGAAGTGATAAAGTTGACACAGATAAATACCACCAGCGGATTCACATTGGCGTACCACCCTGGCGTGGCGCCATCACCCACCAGTCGGATGACATATTTAGGCATGGTGGAGTACATCTGGCTCTGGATCATCCAGAAGCCGCTGATGATCAGCAACAGGATCATCAGTCTCCCGTTTGTGAGCACTTTTCCCAACGAAAGCAACAGCTCCTGCATCCTTTTCCCCTGCCCTTCGGTGTGGGCCGATCTGTAGAAGAAGAAAACGGCGATCAGGGCCAGGAAAGTCATGGTGGCGGAAAAGAAGTTGAGGTAGACCAGACCTTCATCTCCCATGCTTTTACGTAGCGGGTCGACAACAGTTTTACCGAGGAACGCTCCGATATTCACCATCATGTAGAATATGGCATATCCGCGGGCACGGGTCTCGGTGGTGGTTTCGCGGGCTACGGTTCCAGATATCACCGCTTTTATGAAGGCTCCGCCAATCACTATAAAGACAAGAATCGGGATTATCGACCATTGGTAAATGCTGCCGATCAATCCAGTATAAGTAGTGGTCATGCTGTAATTCACCAGACCTGCACTCTGCAGGATCGTGGGGATCAGGCCCAGTCCTCCGTACCCGATAGTTAGCAGGGCGAAAGCCAGGATGATGGAGTTGCGGAATCCCATCTTGTCGGCAATGGCACCGGTAAAGGTAGGAAGCAGATAGAGGAGGGCTGAATAGATACCGGAAATGATACCGGCCTGCACGTCGGTGAAACCCCAGACATTGGAGAGGTAGAGGGTGATTACAATAAATACTGCGTAGAAAGCCAGACGTTCGAGGAGTTCTACGAAGTTGGCTACCCAGAAAGGCTTTGAAAATTTTATCATGATGCTTTTGTTTTCCGATTATTTATGCTCAAAAGTAATTTTTTTGCGCAAAGATATTACAATTTTAATCCAAATCAACTACCGTGATGCCCGCGCCGCCAAATTGGACATGCTCATCCTGGAAGTGGGAGACACCCTGCACGGTTTTCAAGTAGTCCCGGATGATTTGCCGCAATGCACCGGTACCTGTACCGTGAAGGATGCGCACCCGTGAAACATTCAACTGGATAGCATCGTCGATAAAGTACATTACAGCCTGCAATGCTTCGTCACCGCGCATGCCGCGCACGTCGATATCCTGCCGGAATGAGAGTTTGCGTTCGTGCAGCAGGTCGCGGGTGTTGGACGACTTTTGCTCCCTGGCCTGCTGACTCCCTTTTGCTCTCTCCAGTTTTTCCAGGTCGACCGTCGACTTTATCACTCCGAAAGCTACCGTGGCCCTTTTCCCCTGTATCTCCAGGACCTCCCCGGCGACTGTCTGTCCCTTCATCCGGACAGTATCGCCTACTGCAATCGCCCTCTTTGGAGTGGCCGGCTGGTGTGGGGTGACTGGCTTTTGTCTGCTCTTCTTTTGCAACGGTTTCAGGTCATGATGCGCTTCGGAGAGATCGGTTATGCTCTCCTTGAATTCGGTGAGCGACTTGCGGACCAGCTTGGTTCTCTCCTTGTCGGCCTGAGCCTCCCTGATCTGGCGGATGGTGCTTTCAATCTTTGCATTGCTTTCCGCTATCAACTGTTCGGCTTGCAATTTCGCCTGGGCCAATATCTCCTTCCTTTTCCGGTCGATCTCCTCCAGTTCCGATTGATACTTTTCCGAGATCTCGTTAAGCCGGTTGCGCTCGCGCCTCACCTCCTCACGTTTACGCTCCCAGTATCGCCGGTCGCGTGAAATATCCTGCAGGTATTTGTCCATGTTGATATAGTCGCTACCCACAATTTCTGAAGCTTGGGCAATCACGTCGTCGGGCAGTCCGATCTTCCGGGCAATCTCAACGGCAAAGGAGCTCCCCGGGTTTCCGATGGAGAGCTGGAACAGGGGTTGCATTTCGTGCCGGTCGTACAGCATGGCGCCGTTGATGACCCCCTCGTTCTCGTTGGCAAAATGTTTCAGGTTCTGGTAGTGGGTGGTGATGACACCAAAGGCGTTCTTCCGGTTGAACCTGTCGAGCAACGATTCGGCAAGGGCGGCACCGATCTGCGGCTCGGTGCCGCTGCCAAACTCGTCGATAAGCAGCAAGGAGCGGTGAGTGCAGTTCTTCAGAAAGAACTTCATGTTCTGAAGATGAGAGCTGTAGGTGGAGAGGTCGTTTTCGATCGACTGCTCATCGCCGATATCGATAAAGATGTCGTTGAAGAGTCCCATCCGGGAGTTTTCACGTAAGGGAACCAGCAAACCACATTGAACCATGTATTGCAGGAGGCCGACGGTTTTCAGGCAGACCGATTTTCCCCCGGCATTGGGTCCCGATATCACCAGGATCCGGTTGTTCCCCTCCAGGGTTATGTCCAGCGGAACCACCTTGCGGTTCTGTTTTTGCAGTGCCAGAAACAGCAGCGGATGAACCGCCTCAACCCAATCGATAACGAGTCTATCCTCGAAATTGGGTTTCAATCCATTTATCTGGAGGGCAAACCTGGCTTTGGCACGGATGAAATCGATCTGGGCCAGGAAATCGTAGGAGCGTAGCAGATCGGGTAGAAGTGGCCGGATGTATTCGGTAAACTCGGTAAGGATCCGGATGATTTCGCGGCGCTCTTCACTTTCCAGCTCCCGAATACGGTTGTTGGCTTCAACCACCTCCGAGGGTTCAATATAGACGGTTCTTCCCGATGCCGACTCGTCGTGGACGATCCCCCTGATCTTTCTCTTGAAAGCGGGATTGACAGGAATAACCAACCTGCCGTCACGCATGCTGGGAGTGATGTCCTTGTCCACAAAACCTTCGGCTTGAGCCTTGCGCAATATCGAATTGAGGCTTCGCGAGATACCGTTCAGCGTTGAGGTGATCTCCCGGCGGATGGTACTCAGTTGTGGGGAAGCATGATCCCTGATCTGGCCGAACTCATCGATGATCCGTTCGGCCCTCCGGTTTATCTCGGGCGAAACGAACACATCCTTTGCCAGCGATGTCAGGTGAGGATAACGCTTTGTCTCCTCCTCTCCACGCTTGAAGAAAGTTACGATGGAAGAGATCGTCTGGAGTGATTTGTGGAGTTCCGACAATGCGTTCTGGTCCATCCACGATCCTGCAACGCGTATGCGGTGGAGAACGGGACGTACATCATAAAAGTTGTCGGCGGGAAAGTTCTCCTCTTCCTGCAGGATATGTACAAACTCATCGGTTTGTGACAGCTGGAGATCGATCTCTTCGAAAGAGGAGGAGAATTGCATCTTCTCTACCTTCTCTCTTCCCAGTGGACTGAGACAGTGGTTTGCCACCAACTGCCTTATTTTGAAAAACTCTATTTTTTGTTCGAAATTATCGGGATAAATCACTGTTTGCCTTGAAATTGGTTTTGCGATTTCAGATTTGGTGCAAAATTACGCTTTTTAGCCGATATCTCTACTATCCTGTCGGGGAGAAATCAGATTTTTGCCGCTCTGCCGGAATTTGTTATGGAGATTGAAGAGAATAAAAGAGATTTTTTTACGGTTTTATCGTTTTGGGGTTGCAAAATTAAAATATTTGAGCTACTTTTGCACCTCGAAATCGGGACTCAATTCCCCTTTGACATGTTGGCGAGATAGCTCAGTTGGTTAGAGCGCATGATTCATAATCATGAGGTCCCGGGATCATGCCCCGGTCTCGCTACCCTGAAAATAAGGCACTTACAAACAAAATTGTAGGTGCCTTTTCTATTATGGGTAAACATAACACTTTTGCCAGGACCCCACGTGGGTGGATATCGGGCTTACTCCCTTGAAGCAAGATAAATAATCCAACTTTCTCAACCATCCGTCATGGCGAGATACAAAACAAAGAGCTTTCCCAGGTCCCGGATTGCAACGATTGATATTTGCGAGATCGGCAAAAGAAAACATCATGTGACCGGTCTGATTGAGCTTGATGTTTCGGGTTGAGTTCGATAGTGAAGAAGCCGGTTGTCATAGACGATAAGATAGAGGCCCGGGAGATCTTGAACATGTCGCTCCTTTTGGATCACGACGTGATTGACGGTGCTCCTATGGCCAGGTTCCTGAGCGAGCTCACAAGGAACATTGAGAGTGGTTTGAATCTGTAAAGAATGAGCCGTTCGGCTATGCCGTTCCAACTTTCATCAACCCTCTCCATTTGAAATATCCGAAAATGGAGATAATGGAGTAGACGGCAAAGAGCCCTCCCGTGTAATCGAGCTCCTTCCAGAAGTAAAGCCCGCAGGAGACAATGTTGACCAGAAACCATAACCACCACTGCTCGATATATTTATAGGCCAGCATCCACATGGCGATTATGCTTAAGGCTGTAGTAAATGAGTCTCCGTAGGGGACCGGGCTGTCTGTATAATTGACCAGGATAAAGGCGATCAGTGCAAAGATTGCTGTTCCAGCCAGGGTCAGGGGCAAGGCCAACCGGAGGGGAGTATGGGTAATCTTTCTCTCCCCCCCCTGTTTTTTCCGTGTTGTCCAGACCATCCATCCCCAGATGCTTGCAAAAAAGTAGTAGATGTTTATACACATGTCGGCGTAAAACTTGGCCTGGTAGAATATGACAATATAGACTACCGGCATAATGACGCCGAATAGCCAGAGCCAGCGGTTGGCCTTGTATTCGAGATAGAGATAGATGAGTCCGATTACGGCTCCAAAGAGTTCCAGGGCTTCCATTTTAAAAATTGATCGTTAGCCGTGCCATATAATTCCGGGTAGCCTGTGGATAATAGCCGATCCAGTGATGGAGGCTCCCATCCTGAAACGCATCGGTGGCTGCCCATCCGTTGGCAATATACTCCTTGTTGAAGAGGTTGTTGACGAACAGCTGCAGGGTAATCTTGCCGACAGCCGTTTTACCAAATGTGTATCCGGCCGATAGATTACTAACAAAGTAGCCGTCGATGGCCTTTGACTCGTCCGACGTATTGTCGAGGTACTGTTTGCCTGTATATCTTCCTAGCAGGTTGATATACAACGCCGGCAAGGGTTGATAGGTGACACTGCCCATTCCAGTCACGTCGGGCGAGAACGAAATGGTGGTGCTTTTTATCGACCGGGTGGTCTGTCCCACCCATTCATAGTTCTCAGCTGTATCGTACAGGTCGTAATAGGCGGTATAGTTGCTGATCCTGTTCCGGCTCAGGGTGATGTTTGCATCTACGCGAACCTTCTCGCCGGCCAACGGCACCGAAGTCTCCAGTTCCACACCTGTTCGGTAACTCTCCTTTACATTTTCCATCAGCTTGTAGCCCACATCGTTGAGTCGCCCGGTCTGTACCATCTGATTGTTGTAATCCATGTAGTAGAGGTTTGCTCCCAGGCTGGCTCCATTGTCGCTGGAGAACCGGTAGCCGATCTCATAATCTACCATGCGCTCCGGCTTGATGGGGTTTATGGCTCCCCCTTTTATGCCATCCTTCAGGTCGGCCCGGAGCGGTTCCCGTTGCCCCACCGCCACTGATGCGTAGAGCGTGTTCTGTTTGTCGGCCCGGTAGGAGATCCCCGCCTTGGGATTTAAAAAGGAGTAGTTAAATTGGCCGTTGAGCTCTTCCAGGTCGTCATCTATTCCGTTCAGGTCGTAATCGATATGCCTGTACTGGAGGTCGCCGAAAGCCGTGATTCTTTCGCTGAGCCAGTACTCAACTTTCGTAAACAGGTTGAATTCACTTTTTTGGCCAACATTCCGGTACCATTCGTAATTGTCGGGGATATTCTGGTTGAATTTTATCCAGGGCAGCTTGCCGTAGTGATCGCCATCGTAGTAGCTATACATCCCTCCCAGGGTCCAGGTAAGCCTGTTGGCGGTGTAGGTGAGGGCCATGTTGCCCACGTAAAAATCG of the Petrimonas mucosa genome contains:
- a CDS encoding 2-oxo acid dehydrogenase subunit E2 codes for the protein MSSIVKKPVVIDDKIEAREILNMSLLLDHDVIDGAPMARFLSELTRNIESGLNL
- a CDS encoding endonuclease MutS2; the protein is MIYPDNFEQKIEFFKIRQLVANHCLSPLGREKVEKMQFSSSFEEIDLQLSQTDEFVHILQEEENFPADNFYDVRPVLHRIRVAGSWMDQNALSELHKSLQTISSIVTFFKRGEEETKRYPHLTSLAKDVFVSPEINRRAERIIDEFGQIRDHASPQLSTIRREITSTLNGISRSLNSILRKAQAEGFVDKDITPSMRDGRLVIPVNPAFKRKIRGIVHDESASGRTVYIEPSEVVEANNRIRELESEERREIIRILTEFTEYIRPLLPDLLRSYDFLAQIDFIRAKARFALQINGLKPNFEDRLVIDWVEAVHPLLFLALQKQNRKVVPLDITLEGNNRILVISGPNAGGKSVCLKTVGLLQYMVQCGLLVPLRENSRMGLFNDIFIDIGDEQSIENDLSTYSSHLQNMKFFLKNCTHRSLLLIDEFGSGTEPQIGAALAESLLDRFNRKNAFGVITTHYQNLKHFANENEGVINGAMLYDRHEMQPLFQLSIGNPGSSFAVEIARKIGLPDDVIAQASEIVGSDYINMDKYLQDISRDRRYWERKREEVRRERNRLNEISEKYQSELEEIDRKRKEILAQAKLQAEQLIAESNAKIESTIRQIREAQADKERTKLVRKSLTEFKESITDLSEAHHDLKPLQKKSRQKPVTPHQPATPKRAIAVGDTVRMKGQTVAGEVLEIQGKRATVAFGVIKSTVDLEKLERAKGSQQAREQKSSNTRDLLHERKLSFRQDIDVRGMRGDEALQAVMYFIDDAIQLNVSRVRILHGTGTGALRQIIRDYLKTVQGVSHFQDEHVQFGGAGITVVDLD
- the pnuC gene encoding nicotinamide riboside transporter PnuC; this translates as MEALELFGAVIGLIYLYLEYKANRWLWLFGVIMPVVYIVIFYQAKFYADMCINIYYFFASIWGWMVWTTRKKQGGERKITHTPLRLALPLTLAGTAIFALIAFILVNYTDSPVPYGDSFTTALSIIAMWMLAYKYIEQWWLWFLVNIVSCGLYFWKELDYTGGLFAVYSIISIFGYFKWRGLMKVGTA
- a CDS encoding response regulator encodes the protein MITVHIVDDHKILVEGLKKLIDSSGFATTVDLSYTGAECLWKLGFNQPQVLLLDINLPDCSGIELCKTIKNRFPGVKIVALTSYSEYTIVRQMLENGASGYVIKNAMPEEILLGIQTVADDKTFLCEEIDCLMSKRSLEQIWLTPRERALLRLIVDGYTNPEIAEKMFLSVETINNYRKKLLCKLNARNTAVLVRVALERKLV
- a CDS encoding tetratricopeptide repeat-containing sensor histidine kinase, giving the protein MGTFIRSRGLIVLFLGLFMRSLCGTAQSLDSLENLLSGNSLSSEEYLTVCDDLSWGYLDHDFGKSRQYALLGIERAKSDKNPLMEARLYRNLGVAYYMNSQMDTALAYLNRSLEKAVHLNDEQLEAAVYSAIGNLHNVSGDYKEALTYYLKALPIFERYNNKDRIRSLLGNIATLYFSLINLNQAEKYYMELEKASEEANDLYNIGRAYEGFSKIALKRNDFRSSLEYSEKAAEIFHKGGYKSSEAIALQGIAMVYYLDFKDYAKAKEYALKALKLTQEIGYGADIVGSLNILSNIYFNEKDYVNCLNSAREAIATDTTDANVTTNLYANMVRAGIFLNNHQETLEYFDKYRRLIDIRSSTEFERAMAELEKKYQTEKKELRIRNLEKEKRLHFIIYLVSTFGLFLFLLVLYLRTKTIKANEELNRQKIIQLEQEKQLIAAQAVMSGETAERTRLARDLHDGLGGMLSAVKLNLFDMKQNVIIEEEDVARFNKVMEMLDASIRELRRVAHNMMPETLSRYGLKSALNDFCNNFRNVKFHYFGTEQRLEKKIETVIYRAATELINNALKHSGAETVNVQLVCGPDLISLNVQDDGKGFDTAAETSGAGLDNIRTRVAAVNGSMNIHSAPGEGTEVDVEIKIL
- a CDS encoding glucosamine-6-phosphate deaminase; the encoded protein is MRLDLSSYITLDRIPQRYYRPENDFEEYTLSRFEKIPVHIYEKSDRAARKIAANIAKLMLKHQKEGKKFILGVSGGSSPIQVYEELIRMHKEEGVSFSNLVVFNIYEFYPVTEPALTNLQFIKDSFLNHIDIDPDNIYSIDADIEKDLIAEKCEEYEEALHQLGGLDYLLLGLGSKGNIGFNMPGSNLHSQTRLVVLDGDSRRDIASSYESLDKVPVSAITMGIADMMRAKRITLIAWGEQKAESIKQMVEGSVTESAPASVLQTHPDADVYIDLAAASNLTRISQPWLVTNCEWTSKLIRRAIVWLCGIVNKPILKLTNKDYNDYGLSELITLYGSAYNVNIKIFNDLQHTITGWPGGKPNADDSNRPERAKPYPKRVIIFSPHPDDDVISMGGTFQRLVNQGHDVHVAYQTSGNIAVGDEEVIRYLSVFKHLIREYDPDNKAALDKLSSILHHLFHEKGSDDVDIPEVRFLKGRIRREEARSADRYVGLPHSHVHFLDLPFYETGKVKKDPISEKDVVIVKNFIESIKPHQIYVAGDLADPHGTHKVCLDAILAAIDLMKDDDWFKDCRIWMYRGAWMEWEIDHIEMAVPISPEELRQKRNAILRHQSQMESAPFLGDDERLFWQRSEERNRATANMYDKLGLASYEAIEAFVEYKPLRNNIEG
- a CDS encoding TonB-dependent receptor, whose protein sequence is MKKAVLLAGLLALNLSLFADANEPTDSLKIIHLEEVVVSSTRAGKATPMAYSNISRSEIRKENAARNIPAILQSIPSLVFFSEDGLGVGNSSMRIRGTDATRINVTLNGMPLNNPESQEVYWVNLPDLASSLQSIQVQRGVGTSTNGAAAFGASISLKSMGAQPEPYGEASTAVGSYQTFSSTIAAGSGMMKNGLSIDARYSRNTGKGYIRNGFVDHNNLYVALSHYSHNQLIRLGYINGRQRTGITWEGISPEDLEKEGRRYNPAGKYLDEADNVHYYDNETDNYFSHILQLLFSRNISNHLSLNANLSYNNGFGYYENYRSDPYGGFKRGDKFSSYGLPDQTVNGITYSRSPMIRQKLMRNDFYVGNMALTYTANRLTWTLGGMYSYYDGDHYGKLPWIKFNQNIPDNYEWYRNVGQKSEFNLFTKVEYWLSERITAFGDLQYRHIDYDLNGIDDDLEELNGQFNYSFLNPKAGISYRADKQNTLYASVAVGQREPLRADLKDGIKGGAINPIKPERMVDYEIGYRFSSDNGASLGANLYYMDYNNQMVQTGRLNDVGYKLMENVKESYRTGVELETSVPLAGEKVRVDANITLSRNRISNYTAYYDLYDTAENYEWVGQTTRSIKSTTISFSPDVTGMGSVTYQPLPALYINLLGRYTGKQYLDNTSDESKAIDGYFVSNLSAGYTFGKTAVGKITLQLFVNNLFNKEYIANGWAATDAFQDGSLHHWIGYYPQATRNYMARLTINF
- a CDS encoding MFS transporter: MIKFSKPFWVANFVELLERLAFYAVFIVITLYLSNVWGFTDVQAGIISGIYSALLYLLPTFTGAIADKMGFRNSIILAFALLTIGYGGLGLIPTILQSAGLVNYSMTTTYTGLIGSIYQWSIIPILVFIVIGGAFIKAVISGTVARETTTETRARGYAIFYMMVNIGAFLGKTVVDPLRKSMGDEGLVYLNFFSATMTFLALIAVFFFYRSAHTEGQGKRMQELLLSLGKVLTNGRLMILLLIISGFWMIQSQMYSTMPKYVIRLVGDGATPGWYANVNPLVVFICVNFITSLMKKRSAITSMMIGMFIIPISALVMSFGNHIGEAYILNLHPVAFMMIIGIAMQALAECFISPRYLEYFSLQAPKGEEGLYLGFSHLHSFFSYLFAFGISGFLLEKYCPDPRLFTDSEGLLDQAAYTAATAHAHYIWYVFVGIGAVSAIALLIYSNVVKYLDRKRELGS